A genome region from Microbacterium sp. CGR2 includes the following:
- a CDS encoding S10 family peptidase, with amino-acid sequence MTEPTPADAPDTETFTSRRHRITAGGRSLDYSAGAGTVIVRDDEHRPLASVFYTSYVADREEGAPVRPVTFLFNGGPGSASLWLNIGGFGPKRTPTNTPLATPPAPYASGDNPHTLLTASDLVFIDAPGTGYSRLLGDATPAELWGVDQDVAAFAKAITRWLTITNNWNAPRFLFGESYGTTRAASLVHRLQNQGLDFNGVVLLSTVLNWGESNLGGPREYINLLPSYAATAWYHGKTRTAHTALEPLLIEAREFAQGPFAEALLRGDLLPADLEDAVAERMSALVGLDADYLKKHHFRIGMEQYRYALLADEGRVIGRFDTRFTAEHQYVVGNGSHDPATDDAATAGVNSAHLSTYRAHLVDDIGFTSELHYRHLHNMPISRAWDWKHKAPGVDAPQLVPDVSIDLSAAVRRNPNLKVFVMGGFYDLATPFFGPEVDVAQLYLAPSLRENIRFTFYESGHMTFVDERAVERMKSDLDDFYRDATTHG; translated from the coding sequence GTGACCGAGCCGACCCCCGCAGACGCACCTGACACGGAGACCTTCACCTCACGTCGCCACCGCATCACCGCGGGCGGGCGCTCGCTCGACTACAGCGCCGGAGCGGGCACCGTGATCGTCCGCGACGACGAGCACCGCCCGCTCGCGAGCGTGTTCTACACCTCGTACGTCGCCGATCGCGAGGAGGGCGCGCCGGTCCGCCCCGTGACGTTCCTGTTCAACGGCGGCCCCGGTTCGGCGAGCCTCTGGCTCAACATCGGCGGCTTCGGGCCGAAGCGCACGCCCACGAACACACCCCTCGCGACGCCGCCCGCCCCTTACGCGAGCGGCGACAACCCGCACACGCTGCTCACCGCCTCTGACCTCGTGTTCATCGACGCGCCCGGCACCGGATACTCGCGTCTTCTCGGTGATGCGACCCCGGCCGAACTGTGGGGCGTCGACCAGGACGTGGCCGCGTTCGCGAAGGCGATCACGCGCTGGCTCACGATCACGAACAACTGGAACGCGCCACGCTTCCTGTTCGGCGAGTCGTACGGCACCACACGCGCCGCGTCGCTCGTGCACCGGCTGCAGAACCAGGGCCTCGACTTCAACGGCGTCGTGCTCCTGTCGACCGTGCTCAACTGGGGCGAAAGCAACCTCGGCGGACCCCGCGAGTACATCAATCTGCTCCCCTCGTACGCGGCGACCGCCTGGTACCACGGCAAAACCCGCACCGCGCACACCGCGCTCGAGCCGCTCCTCATCGAGGCACGCGAGTTCGCCCAGGGTCCGTTCGCCGAAGCGCTGCTGCGCGGCGATCTGCTGCCCGCCGATCTCGAGGACGCCGTCGCCGAACGCATGAGCGCCCTCGTCGGGCTCGATGCCGACTACCTGAAGAAGCACCACTTCCGCATCGGGATGGAGCAGTACCGCTACGCCCTGCTCGCCGACGAAGGGCGCGTGATCGGCCGCTTCGACACCCGCTTCACCGCCGAGCACCAGTACGTCGTCGGCAACGGCTCGCACGACCCGGCCACCGACGACGCCGCCACGGCCGGCGTCAACAGCGCACACCTCTCGACGTACCGCGCCCATCTCGTGGACGACATCGGCTTCACCAGCGAGCTGCACTACCGCCACCTGCACAACATGCCCATCTCCCGCGCGTGGGACTGGAAGCACAAGGCACCGGGCGTGGATGCCCCGCAGCTGGTGCCCGACGTCTCCATCGACCTGTCGGCCGCCGTGCGCCGCAACCCGAACCTGAAGGTGTTCGTGATGGGCGGCTTCTACGACCTGGCCACCCCGTTCTTCGGGCCCGAGGTCGACGTGGCGCAGCTGTATCTGGCGCCGAGCCTGCGCGAGAACATCCGCTTCACGTTCTACGAGTCCGGTCACATGACATTCGTGGACGAGCGGGCGGTGGAGCGCATGAAGAGCGATCTCGACGACTTCTACCGCGACGCGACGACGCACGGATGA
- a CDS encoding S10 family serine carboxypeptidase-like protein: MIGLEAVGRVSDLAYTARLEELPLRRSEGAVQGRISAFSYIVEGTDRPVLFLTNGGPGVSTLYLHLSGIGPMRAQVPVDLADAGLPPYGVEESPSTILDVADLVFLDAPGTGFGAFADDADASDFRSVEGDADAIAAAISDWVDRHGRWNSRKFFLGESYGTLRAAFLATSSHSMDTAPLDGIVLLGQAVNIQETLDRPGNVVGALANLPYKAATAWYHGVGSREHETVEEAITAALDFARSDLALAMLQGDQLSLDERVAISERLSRMIGIAADELADDRFWVSKQDFRSRLLAGRVLGVTDSRYSAPAADSRAGELEYDPSDVALSPRYVAGLQQLLRHVFGTTPAQPYRVVDPEAGRDWEWDEQGGAGFVAYGRPSPFRTYPYPARLSRWMKQTPRGRLFIGTGVYDSLTTVGAADHLLRQWGLPRERTETHWYRAGHMMYSDPEAAVRLNSDLRAFLTR; the protein is encoded by the coding sequence ATGATCGGGCTCGAGGCTGTAGGCCGGGTCAGCGACCTGGCCTACACCGCCCGCCTCGAGGAGCTCCCGCTGCGGCGCTCGGAAGGCGCGGTCCAGGGGAGGATCTCGGCGTTCAGCTACATCGTTGAGGGCACGGATCGCCCGGTGCTGTTCCTGACCAACGGTGGACCGGGAGTGTCGACGCTCTATCTTCACCTGAGCGGGATCGGGCCGATGCGCGCGCAGGTCCCCGTCGACCTCGCCGACGCCGGGCTCCCTCCCTACGGCGTGGAGGAGAGCCCGTCGACGATCCTCGACGTCGCCGACCTGGTGTTCCTCGACGCACCCGGCACCGGGTTCGGCGCCTTCGCTGACGATGCCGATGCGTCGGACTTCCGTTCCGTGGAGGGAGACGCCGACGCCATCGCCGCCGCCATCTCGGACTGGGTCGACCGGCACGGTCGCTGGAACTCCCGGAAGTTCTTCCTCGGAGAGAGCTACGGCACCCTGCGCGCGGCTTTCCTCGCGACCTCCTCGCACAGCATGGACACCGCGCCGCTGGACGGCATCGTGCTGCTGGGGCAGGCCGTCAACATCCAGGAGACGCTGGATCGTCCGGGCAACGTGGTCGGAGCGCTCGCGAACCTGCCGTACAAGGCGGCGACGGCCTGGTATCACGGCGTCGGCTCCCGCGAACACGAGACGGTCGAGGAAGCGATCACCGCGGCACTGGACTTCGCGCGCAGCGACCTCGCCCTGGCGATGCTGCAGGGCGACCAGTTATCACTCGACGAGCGCGTCGCGATCTCGGAGCGCCTCTCGCGGATGATCGGGATCGCCGCAGACGAGCTCGCCGACGATCGATTCTGGGTCAGTAAACAGGACTTTCGTTCGCGCCTGCTCGCCGGCCGCGTCCTCGGGGTGACCGACAGCCGATACTCCGCGCCGGCAGCCGACAGCCGCGCCGGTGAACTCGAGTACGACCCCTCCGATGTGGCGCTCTCCCCGCGGTACGTGGCGGGGCTGCAGCAGCTGTTGCGACACGTCTTCGGAACCACCCCCGCGCAGCCGTATCGCGTGGTCGACCCGGAGGCGGGCCGCGACTGGGAGTGGGACGAGCAGGGCGGGGCCGGGTTCGTCGCCTACGGGCGCCCCTCCCCGTTCCGCACGTACCCGTACCCGGCACGGTTGTCACGCTGGATGAAGCAGACACCGCGCGGACGGCTGTTCATCGGTACCGGTGTGTACGACTCGCTGACGACCGTCGGCGCGGCCGACCACCTGCTGCGGCAATGGGGGTTGCCGCGCGAGCGCACCGAGACGCACTGGTACCGTGCCGGGCACATGATGTACAGCGACCCCGAGGCCGCGGTGCGTCTGAACTCCGACCTCCGCGCCTTCCTCACCCGCTGA
- a CDS encoding M20 family metallopeptidase: MTLLDDAQVLLPELLALRRAIHADPELGIELPRTQRRVLDALEPLGLEVVLGEGLSSITAVVRGAHPGPTVLLRADMDALPLVEDTGLDYAASGGRMHACGHDLHVAGLVGAAHLLAGRREELHGDVLLMFQPGEELGDGAKRMLAEGLLETTGSRPVAAFGIHVVPGEYGVFSTRPGALMAGAIEVEITITGAGGHASAPHLTRDPVPVAAELVTALQTFVTRRFDVFDPVVLSVTQLHAGGPARNIISDTATLVASVRVLSHESSARVQAELPALAREIAAAHDCTAQVEVTVLCAPTVNDARAVERVRATLQGLFGEERVWETAHPVMGSEDFSFVLEQVPGAFLFLRATPAEVDLETASPNHSPTVVFDDAILADQAAALAAFALETLAD, translated from the coding sequence ATGACCCTGCTCGACGACGCTCAGGTCCTGCTGCCCGAGCTCCTGGCCCTGCGCCGCGCGATCCACGCCGACCCCGAGCTGGGGATCGAGCTGCCGCGCACGCAGCGGCGGGTGCTCGACGCGCTGGAGCCCCTCGGGCTCGAGGTGGTCCTCGGTGAGGGCCTGAGCTCGATCACCGCGGTCGTGCGTGGCGCGCATCCCGGACCGACCGTGCTGCTGCGTGCCGACATGGATGCGCTTCCCCTCGTCGAAGACACCGGGCTCGACTACGCGGCATCCGGGGGGCGCATGCACGCCTGCGGGCACGACCTGCACGTCGCCGGTCTCGTCGGAGCCGCCCACCTGCTGGCCGGGCGCCGCGAGGAGCTCCACGGCGACGTCCTGCTGATGTTCCAGCCGGGCGAGGAACTCGGAGATGGTGCGAAGCGGATGCTCGCCGAGGGACTCCTCGAGACCACGGGCTCCCGGCCCGTCGCGGCCTTCGGCATCCATGTCGTGCCCGGAGAGTACGGCGTGTTCTCAACCCGTCCCGGCGCGCTCATGGCCGGCGCGATCGAGGTCGAGATCACCATCACAGGAGCCGGGGGACACGCGTCCGCGCCGCACCTGACCCGGGACCCTGTGCCGGTGGCCGCCGAGCTCGTGACTGCACTGCAGACCTTCGTCACCCGCCGCTTCGACGTGTTCGATCCGGTCGTCCTCAGCGTCACGCAGCTGCATGCCGGGGGACCGGCCCGGAACATCATCTCCGACACCGCCACGCTCGTCGCCTCGGTGCGGGTGCTGTCGCACGAGTCGAGCGCGCGCGTGCAGGCAGAGCTCCCGGCCCTCGCCCGCGAGATCGCCGCAGCCCACGACTGCACGGCCCAAGTCGAGGTGACCGTGCTGTGCGCACCCACCGTGAACGATGCTCGCGCTGTCGAGCGGGTGCGAGCCACGCTGCAGGGGCTCTTCGGCGAAGAGCGCGTGTGGGAGACCGCGCACCCCGTGATGGGATCGGAGGACTTCTCCTTCGTGCTCGAACAGGTGCCGGGGGCCTTCCTGTTCCTGCGGGCGACACCGGCGGAGGTCGACCTCGAGACGGCGTCTCCGAACCACTCTCCGACGGTCGTGTTCGACGACGCGATCCTCGCCGATCAGGCCGCGGCGCTCGCGGCTTTCGCACTGGAGACGCTCGCCGACTGA
- a CDS encoding ABC transporter ATP-binding protein yields MMADLVIENLVVTFGRGPHAVNAVDDVSLTVPHGTTVGLVGESGSGKSTVARTVAGLQKPTSGRILLDGKDLAVGRRDRRAHARDVQMIFQDPYSSLNPRMSVGETLDEALATHGSGNAKARAVGVRELLELVRLKPGVSELHPSSLSGGMRQRVAIARCLAVKPRLIIADEITSALDASVQGAVLNLMRDLQRELELSVLFITHNLAAVRYIADTTAVMRSGEIVEHGDADAIVTNPQHPYTQALVAAIPRIQNAGTDSLLHSIGS; encoded by the coding sequence ATGATGGCCGATCTCGTCATCGAGAACCTCGTGGTCACATTCGGCCGCGGGCCCCACGCCGTGAATGCGGTGGACGACGTGTCGCTCACGGTGCCGCACGGCACTACGGTGGGGCTGGTGGGCGAATCCGGATCGGGCAAGTCCACGGTCGCACGCACGGTCGCGGGGCTTCAGAAGCCGACGTCGGGGCGGATCCTGCTCGACGGCAAGGACCTCGCGGTCGGACGCCGTGATCGCAGGGCCCACGCCCGAGACGTGCAGATGATCTTCCAGGACCCGTACTCGTCGCTGAACCCGCGCATGTCGGTGGGCGAGACCCTGGACGAGGCGCTGGCCACCCACGGCTCCGGCAACGCCAAGGCTCGTGCGGTCGGCGTCAGGGAGCTGCTCGAACTCGTTCGGCTGAAGCCCGGTGTGTCGGAGCTGCATCCTTCGAGCCTGTCCGGCGGCATGCGGCAGCGCGTCGCGATCGCCCGCTGCCTCGCGGTGAAGCCGCGCCTGATCATCGCGGATGAGATCACGTCCGCCCTCGACGCCTCGGTGCAGGGCGCGGTGCTCAACCTGATGCGCGACCTGCAGCGCGAGCTCGAGCTCTCGGTGCTGTTCATCACCCACAACCTCGCCGCGGTGCGCTACATCGCCGACACCACCGCCGTGATGCGCAGCGGCGAGATCGTCGAGCACGGCGATGCCGACGCGATCGTCACCAACCCGCAGCATCCCTACACACAGGCGCTCGTGGCGGCCATCCCGCGCATCCAGAACGCTGGCACCGACAGCCTCCTCCACTCGATCGGATCCTGA
- a CDS encoding dipeptide/oligopeptide/nickel ABC transporter permease/ATP-binding protein, with translation MTSSHRRRSWLLQSPMAMISLTFIAIFALLAVFAPMLWGTQAETPSPADLLQPPSAEHPLGTDALGRDLLLRTLVATRLSLVMALTATAIGAVAGLILGALPVVAGPRVQRLFGSVINTWLAFPVLLVAMLTVILLGTGSTTAVIALALTMTPSFARLAQTLSSRVGGSEYLAAARLLGVSKTRQFTRYILPNIAEPVIVNVTISIGGGLLALSSLSFLGVGVQPPEYDWGRLLSDGFEQVYSQPSAIVGPGVMVVLAGIMFGMFGEALASHMRGRGRTRTLSARELGDPARVSSAEAVDERADDVEPLLDVAGLSVSFPGEHGWVRPVQDVSFRIAPGEIVGVVGESGSGKSVTMMAIAQLAPAGAAVSAQRLTFAGEELSGLSSERAARKLGTRVGVVFQDSLTALNPALRVGTQLAEVPRVHQKATRREADAAAVDALAAVSITDPARRAKQFPHEFSGGMRQRALIAMSQIGKPRLIIADEPTTALDVTVQQRVLALLRRKCEETGAAAIVVSHDIAVLAELCQRILVMYGGRIVEDADVRHLAAPERLAHPYTRALAESLPDLDTDRTAPLATIPGEPPDLAQPVVGCAFAPRCAFATERCRTETPQLVAHGSGRVACWHPQDVGVHEDEFAKAGA, from the coding sequence ATGACCTCCTCGCACCGGCGGCGCTCCTGGCTGCTGCAGTCCCCGATGGCGATGATCTCGCTGACCTTCATCGCGATCTTCGCCCTCCTCGCCGTGTTCGCCCCGATGCTGTGGGGCACGCAGGCCGAGACCCCGTCGCCCGCTGACCTCCTCCAGCCGCCGAGTGCCGAGCACCCTCTCGGCACCGACGCACTCGGGCGGGACCTGCTGCTGCGCACGCTCGTGGCCACGCGGCTGTCGCTCGTGATGGCGCTGACCGCGACGGCGATCGGCGCGGTGGCCGGGCTGATCCTCGGTGCTCTGCCGGTCGTCGCCGGTCCGCGCGTGCAGCGCTTGTTCGGCTCGGTCATCAACACCTGGCTCGCCTTCCCGGTGCTGCTGGTCGCGATGCTGACCGTGATCCTCCTCGGCACCGGCTCCACAACGGCCGTGATCGCGCTCGCGCTGACCATGACCCCCTCGTTCGCCCGCCTCGCACAGACGCTCTCCTCGCGCGTCGGCGGTTCCGAGTACCTGGCCGCCGCCCGCCTGCTGGGGGTGTCGAAGACGCGTCAGTTCACCCGCTACATCCTCCCCAACATCGCCGAGCCGGTGATCGTCAACGTCACGATCTCGATCGGCGGCGGACTCCTCGCCCTGTCCAGTCTCAGCTTCCTCGGCGTCGGCGTGCAGCCGCCCGAGTACGACTGGGGCCGCCTGCTCAGCGACGGCTTCGAACAGGTCTACAGTCAGCCGTCCGCGATCGTCGGCCCCGGTGTGATGGTCGTTCTCGCCGGCATCATGTTCGGCATGTTCGGCGAGGCCCTGGCCTCGCACATGCGCGGCCGTGGGCGCACCCGCACGCTCAGCGCCCGCGAGCTCGGCGACCCTGCCCGCGTCTCTTCGGCCGAAGCGGTCGACGAGCGGGCGGACGACGTCGAACCGCTGCTCGACGTCGCGGGCCTCAGCGTCTCGTTCCCCGGCGAGCACGGCTGGGTACGCCCCGTGCAGGACGTCTCGTTCCGCATCGCCCCCGGCGAGATCGTCGGCGTGGTCGGCGAGTCCGGCAGCGGCAAGAGCGTCACGATGATGGCGATCGCGCAGCTGGCTCCGGCCGGCGCCGCCGTCAGCGCGCAGCGCCTCACCTTCGCGGGCGAGGAGCTGTCCGGGCTGTCGAGCGAGCGCGCGGCGAGAAAGCTCGGCACGAGGGTCGGTGTCGTGTTCCAGGACTCGCTCACCGCGCTGAACCCGGCACTCCGCGTGGGTACGCAGCTCGCCGAGGTGCCGCGCGTGCACCAGAAGGCGACGCGGCGGGAAGCGGATGCCGCGGCCGTCGACGCCCTGGCGGCCGTGTCGATCACCGATCCGGCGCGTCGGGCGAAGCAGTTCCCGCACGAGTTCTCCGGTGGTATGCGCCAGCGTGCGCTCATCGCGATGTCGCAGATCGGGAAGCCGCGGCTGATCATCGCCGACGAGCCGACCACGGCGCTCGACGTCACGGTGCAGCAGCGGGTGCTCGCCCTGCTCCGCCGCAAGTGCGAGGAGACCGGGGCGGCGGCGATCGTCGTCTCGCACGACATCGCGGTGCTGGCCGAGCTCTGCCAGCGCATCCTGGTCATGTACGGCGGCCGCATCGTCGAAGACGCCGACGTTCGCCACCTCGCGGCACCCGAACGGCTAGCGCATCCGTACACCCGCGCGCTGGCGGAGTCGCTGCCGGATCTCGACACCGACCGCACGGCACCGCTCGCGACGATCCCCGGCGAGCCGCCGGATCTCGCGCAGCCGGTGGTCGGCTGCGCGTTCGCCCCGCGCTGCGCGTTCGCCACCGAGCGCTGCCGCACCGAGACCCCTCAGCTCGTCGCGCACGGCTCCGGCCGCGTGGCGTGCTGGCACCCGCAGGACGTGGGCGTGCACGAAGACGAATTCGCGAAGGCGGGTGCATGA
- a CDS encoding ABC transporter permease, with translation MTSQIVTRPKTVVVATPRGGRHGGGRWIPFLVRRIGRMLIAMFVIVTAAFVVLRAAGGDPVRAALGPTAPASVVAERRAQLGLDDPLIVQFWNYLTGIVFRGDLGVSLITGRSVNELVEYRLPATVQLAGIAFIVILLIAIPLGLAIAILTAGNRRRPVEVAFTSVTGFFAAVPEYLIGVALLTLFAITIPLLPVAGISGPQSYILPVLALALGASASLSRIARVEALNVLSDDYIRTARSKRLPAAMVYFRHALPNMLTATLTLGGALLATMIAGSVLVERVFNWPGMGSAFVQAIITKDYGIVQGLAIVYAAIILVVNLLVDVVLAILDRRTTILETA, from the coding sequence ATGACGTCGCAGATCGTGACGCGGCCGAAGACCGTCGTGGTGGCCACCCCTCGGGGTGGTCGTCACGGCGGCGGCCGCTGGATCCCCTTCCTCGTCCGGCGCATCGGCCGGATGCTCATCGCGATGTTCGTGATCGTGACGGCGGCATTCGTCGTCCTCCGGGCCGCTGGGGGAGACCCGGTCCGTGCGGCTCTCGGACCGACCGCACCGGCATCCGTGGTGGCGGAGCGCCGGGCGCAGCTCGGGCTCGATGATCCGCTCATCGTGCAGTTCTGGAACTATCTGACGGGCATCGTGTTCCGCGGTGATCTCGGCGTCTCCCTGATCACCGGACGATCGGTGAACGAGCTGGTGGAGTACCGGCTCCCCGCCACCGTGCAGCTCGCCGGCATCGCGTTCATCGTGATCCTCCTCATCGCGATCCCCCTCGGGCTCGCCATCGCGATCCTCACCGCCGGTAACCGCCGTCGCCCCGTCGAGGTCGCCTTCACCTCGGTGACGGGCTTCTTCGCCGCCGTGCCGGAGTACCTGATCGGTGTCGCCCTGCTGACGCTGTTCGCGATCACGATCCCGCTCCTCCCGGTCGCCGGCATCAGCGGCCCGCAGTCGTACATCCTCCCCGTCCTCGCGCTCGCACTCGGCGCCTCGGCGTCGCTGTCGCGCATCGCCCGTGTCGAGGCGCTCAACGTGCTCAGCGACGACTACATCCGCACCGCGCGCTCCAAGCGGCTCCCGGCCGCGATGGTGTACTTCCGGCATGCCCTGCCGAACATGCTCACCGCCACCCTGACCCTCGGCGGCGCCCTGCTCGCGACGATGATCGCCGGCAGTGTCCTGGTCGAGCGGGTCTTCAACTGGCCGGGCATGGGCAGTGCCTTCGTGCAGGCGATCATCACCAAGGACTACGGCATCGTGCAGGGGCTCGCGATCGTCTACGCGGCGATCATCCTCGTCGTGAACCTGCTGGTGGATGTGGTGCTCGCCATCCTCGACCGTCGTACGACCATTCTGGAGACCGCATGA
- a CDS encoding ABC transporter substrate-binding protein — MRRSIVAAAAVGVTALALSGCAGTAEPGGGEAQTIKIAVQSDPGTLNPITNATNASESVSTFGYESLLFYPTGEEPRGLLADSWESTTTGVEFTLKDGILCADGTPLTATDVKSTFEYAAADETGSPYKGVYFPAEGLTIEADDDARTITFTSANAQSFLAETIGALPIVCASGLADPAVLDTEFHGTGAYALKASSPGQSYTFTLRDDYTWGPDDTTSETAGLPGTVEISIIESDSTAANMLQTGEANVAEVGGSERDRLDKTEFAKELEVPLRPGLIFFNQAEGRVGHDLAVREALAQAVDREAVGPVASAGRGEQITTLVSEFGAACTAMDSSGAIPDYDVDAAAAALDAAGWVEGADGIRAKDGKPLSILMLYPASESQGVTAAIELLQTEFKKIGVDAVPTPSASYTDVIFSGGDWDIVWAPIFTSLPSDWAGILGGEFPPNGGNWTYNSNQEYFDLVGEAQALAGADSCDAWQAAQDSLFRNLEVLPVYSSTSTFYGVGVEFGMSKSILAPTTIRVTE; from the coding sequence ATGAGACGCAGCATTGTCGCCGCGGCCGCCGTCGGCGTGACGGCCCTCGCCCTGTCCGGCTGCGCCGGTACGGCGGAGCCAGGGGGAGGAGAAGCGCAGACGATCAAGATCGCCGTGCAATCGGATCCCGGAACGCTCAACCCGATCACGAACGCGACGAACGCGAGTGAGTCCGTATCCACGTTCGGGTACGAGTCGCTGCTCTTCTACCCGACCGGGGAGGAGCCCCGAGGGCTGCTCGCGGATTCGTGGGAGTCGACCACGACCGGCGTGGAGTTCACGCTCAAGGACGGCATCCTCTGCGCCGACGGCACGCCGTTGACCGCGACCGATGTCAAGTCCACATTCGAGTACGCCGCGGCCGACGAGACGGGATCGCCGTACAAGGGTGTGTACTTCCCGGCCGAGGGTCTCACGATCGAGGCGGACGACGATGCCCGCACGATCACCTTCACCAGCGCGAACGCCCAGAGCTTCCTCGCCGAGACGATCGGCGCCCTGCCGATCGTGTGCGCGTCCGGTCTCGCCGACCCGGCCGTTCTCGACACCGAGTTCCACGGCACCGGCGCCTACGCGTTGAAGGCGTCCTCGCCGGGGCAGTCCTACACGTTCACGCTTCGTGACGACTACACGTGGGGTCCCGACGACACGACCAGCGAGACAGCAGGGCTGCCCGGCACGGTGGAGATCTCGATCATCGAGAGCGACTCGACCGCCGCCAACATGCTCCAGACCGGCGAGGCCAACGTCGCAGAGGTCGGCGGCAGCGAGCGCGACCGGCTCGACAAGACCGAGTTCGCGAAAGAACTCGAGGTGCCGCTGCGCCCGGGACTGATCTTCTTCAACCAGGCGGAAGGCCGGGTCGGCCACGATCTCGCCGTCCGTGAAGCTCTCGCCCAGGCTGTGGACCGCGAAGCCGTCGGACCTGTCGCCTCCGCTGGTCGCGGCGAGCAGATCACCACACTCGTGTCCGAGTTCGGCGCCGCGTGCACCGCGATGGACAGCTCCGGCGCCATCCCCGACTACGACGTGGATGCTGCTGCTGCCGCACTCGACGCCGCGGGCTGGGTCGAGGGCGCCGACGGCATCCGCGCGAAGGACGGCAAGCCGCTGTCCATCCTGATGCTCTACCCGGCATCCGAGAGCCAGGGCGTCACCGCCGCGATCGAACTGCTGCAGACCGAGTTCAAGAAGATCGGTGTGGATGCTGTGCCCACCCCGTCCGCGTCCTACACCGACGTGATCTTCTCCGGCGGTGACTGGGACATCGTGTGGGCCCCGATCTTCACGAGCCTCCCGAGCGACTGGGCCGGCATCCTGGGCGGCGAGTTCCCGCCCAACGGCGGCAACTGGACCTACAACAGCAACCAGGAGTACTTCGACCTGGTGGGCGAGGCGCAGGCGCTGGCCGGAGCCGACTCGTGTGACGCCTGGCAGGCTGCGCAGGACTCCCTGTTCCGCAACCTCGAGGTGCTGCCCGTCTACTCGTCGACGTCGACTTTCTACGGTGTCGGTGTGGAGTTCGGCATGTCGAAGAGCATCCTCGCTCCGACCACGATCCGCGTGACAGAGTGA
- a CDS encoding aldehyde dehydrogenase family protein, whose translation MTIGHDIAGIREDVDGLRAIDVVSPADGTVIGAVVAGGPADVDRAVAAAADAFGSWSTTPMAQRIAYVEALAEGLARHRELLAATLSAEMGSPIAFARSAQVGVAIADLNMLADAARAHVEREAVSNSLVVSEPVGVVAAITPWNFPLHQIVLKVGAALLAGCTVVLKPSEVAPLNAAIIGDILREIGLPAGVVNIVHGDGAGVGSPLVAHPGVDMVTFTGSRQVGEQVARAAAATIKKVALELGGKSAAIVLDDAPLEESVRGVLASCFANAGQTCAAQTRVLVPESMRDAWQNAALEVAADWAPGDPREEGTATGPLASALQRDRVRAHIATAIDEGAQVLTGGLDIVEPTAGGAYVQPTIFTDVTPDMRIFHEEVFGPVLTITPYGTVDEAVDLANDSVYGLSGGVWSSDSRRALDIALRMRTGTVGINGAGLDVGAPFGGYKQSGVGRECGVHGFEEFLELKSVMGAAALIDDRS comes from the coding sequence ATGACCATCGGGCACGACATCGCAGGCATCAGGGAAGATGTCGATGGCCTCAGGGCGATCGATGTCGTCAGCCCGGCCGACGGCACCGTCATCGGCGCCGTCGTCGCAGGCGGCCCCGCGGACGTCGATCGCGCGGTGGCTGCGGCCGCGGACGCGTTCGGCAGCTGGTCCACGACGCCGATGGCGCAGCGGATCGCTTACGTAGAGGCGCTCGCCGAGGGGTTGGCGCGCCACCGTGAGCTTCTCGCCGCGACCCTCAGTGCCGAGATGGGCTCGCCGATCGCGTTCGCGCGTTCCGCTCAGGTCGGGGTAGCGATCGCCGACCTGAACATGCTCGCCGATGCTGCCCGCGCGCACGTCGAGCGGGAGGCGGTGTCGAACTCCCTCGTCGTCTCGGAGCCGGTCGGCGTCGTCGCCGCGATCACCCCGTGGAACTTCCCGCTGCACCAGATCGTGCTCAAGGTCGGCGCCGCCCTTCTCGCGGGCTGCACGGTGGTGCTCAAGCCCAGCGAGGTCGCCCCTCTCAATGCCGCGATCATCGGGGACATCCTCCGCGAGATCGGATTGCCGGCCGGTGTCGTGAACATCGTGCACGGCGACGGCGCAGGAGTCGGCTCGCCCCTCGTCGCCCACCCGGGCGTCGACATGGTCACCTTCACCGGCTCACGCCAGGTGGGGGAGCAGGTGGCTCGCGCCGCGGCGGCGACCATCAAGAAGGTCGCCCTCGAGCTGGGCGGCAAGTCCGCCGCGATCGTGCTCGACGACGCACCGCTCGAGGAGTCGGTGCGGGGAGTGCTCGCCTCGTGCTTCGCGAACGCCGGCCAGACCTGCGCCGCGCAGACCCGCGTCCTGGTACCGGAGAGCATGCGCGATGCCTGGCAGAACGCCGCGCTCGAGGTCGCCGCGGACTGGGCCCCCGGTGATCCGCGCGAGGAGGGGACGGCGACCGGACCCCTGGCCTCCGCTCTGCAGCGCGATCGCGTCCGGGCGCACATCGCCACGGCGATCGACGAGGGTGCGCAGGTGCTGACCGGCGGTCTCGATATCGTCGAACCGACGGCAGGCGGCGCCTACGTGCAGCCCACGATCTTCACCGATGTGACGCCGGACATGCGGATCTTCCACGAGGAGGTCTTCGGTCCGGTGCTCACGATCACCCCCTACGGCACGGTCGATGAGGCTGTCGACCTGGCCAATGACAGCGTCTACGGACTGTCGGGCGGCGTGTGGTCGAGCGACTCTCGACGCGCCCTCGACATCGCTCTGCGCATGCGCACCGGGACCGTCGGCATCAACGGCGCAGGCCTCGATGTCGGTGCACCCTTCGGCGGATACAAGCAGTCGGGCGTCGGCCGGGAGTGCGGTGTCCACGGGTTCGAGGAGTTCCTCGAGCTCAAGTCGGTGATGGGCGCCGCTGCCCTCATCGACGATCGCTCGTGA